The following are encoded in a window of Cydia amplana chromosome 20, ilCydAmpl1.1, whole genome shotgun sequence genomic DNA:
- the LOC134657475 gene encoding uncharacterized protein LOC134657475: MSAFNAPIPLSDIEAVLAWVDTFKLSRPTKKINRDFSDAVLLAEILSVYYPKLVEMHNYPPRNSHALKLNNWMTLNRKVLRKLKLNLCCSTMEQLSNSAPGVIERVLIMVKDKIRRDEELNKSKDGAEPLDSGGSYYEACGDDEHVLVVPVKSRVNGTLEIIQQKVVSHDMFLALKQELKDLQECNDVLKNKVEHLDNLIKLKDERIDELQKQLERKQTRRKEVESLVNSLCIPFEPSPPSPKISDSVPLLSMSASLKFNESRKFPVLEDNNSKDEAKLIKFEDKSKDEVKLTKSEDNISPKYSTTKPMVAKVESASKIPKLEEFYLRDTSKTKLDDKRSEERILKVESMDSFRNGTNSKQSLIKLSTLNVKVAENEVGIDNVESNVFKEFEMHEQTSEDYMDEFKDSVEDVVITIEDTIRKEVKEITNTFADENYT, translated from the exons atgtcgGCATTCAATGCCCCAATCCCGCTTTCAGATATCGAAGCAGTACTGGCGTGGGTGGATACCTTCAAACTGTCGAGGCCCACCAAAAAGATCAATAGGGATTTCTCTGATGCCG TGCTCCTCGCCGAGATCCTCAGCGTCTACTACCCAAAGCTGGTCGAGATGCACAACTACCCTCCCCGCAACAGCCACGCGCTCAAGCTCAACAACTGGATGACGCTCAACAGGAAAGTGCTGAGGAAGCTGAAGCTCAACCTGTGCTGCTCAACTATGGAGCAACTGTCTAATAGCGCTCCTGGCGTTATTGAGCGTGTGCTCATTATGG TTAAAGACAAAATTCGTCGAGACGAAGAACTGAACAAGTCGAAGGATGGCGCAGAGCCATTGGACAGCGGCGGCAGCTACTACGAGGCCTGTGGGGATGATG AACACGTGCTGGTGGTGCCCGTGAAGTCCAGGGTGAACGGGACCCTGGAGATCATTCAGCAGAAGGTGGTCAGCCACGATATGTTCCTCGCGCTTAAGCAGGAGCTCAAGGACTTGCAGGAGTGCAATGATGTTCTCAAAAACAAG GTGGAACATTTGGACAACTTGATCAAATTAAAAGATGAGCGGATAGATGAACTACAGAAACAGCTGGAGAGGAAACAAACCAGGCGAAAGGAGGTTGAATCTCTTGTAAACAGCTTATGCATTCCTTTTGAACCTTCCCCGCCCTCCCCCAAGATCTCTGATTCAGTGCCTCTTCTGAGCATGTCAGCGTCACTTAAATTCAATGAATCTAGAAAATTCCCTGTGCTTGAAGATAACAACTCCAAAGATGAGGCTAAATTGATAAAGTTTGAAGATAAATCCAAAGATGAAGTCAAATTGACCAAATCTGAAGATAACATATCTCCCAAATATAGTACAACCAAACCTATGGTGGCCAAAGTTGAATCTGctagtaaaatacctaaattgGAAGAGTTTTACCTTAGAGACACATCTAAAACTAAGTTAGATGATAAAAGATCTGAAGAAAGAATATTGAAAGTCGAGTCGATGGATTCTTTCAGAAACGGAACCAATTCGAAACAGAGTTTGATAAAATTAAGTACGTTGAATGTTAAAGTAGCAGAGAATGAGGTTGGTATCGACAATGTAGAATCAAATGTGTTCAAAGAATTTGAAATGCACGAGCAAACATCAGAAGATTATATGGACGAGTTCAAAGATAGCGTAGAAGATGTCGTCATCACCATTGAGGATACCATCAGGAAGGAAGtgaaagaaataacaaacaCATTTGCTGATGAAAATTATACCTGA
- the LOC134657752 gene encoding uncharacterized protein LOC134657752, with protein MSYSSRQRSVTIADGDGLAVIREEQISAFVSKDDVSFKKDSIDSQKPDSITGTKYGDADIEAMLAKREAQLRAEFDDELKTQLSMLRERFDFVLQHEQVRSCYMLREAHRERKEKVQALQTQLECKNLTGLMYVMCAERRKAKLEKMRIISEYTKYINTLQDILTEGQRLILHLSRGYKTAARVDHEWRQKMKSIIKEFQEYVYHFAGGTPESNQYVFDVPALLRTEASIVDDPEEDPCTCEEGEEEEERTVVAEEEAKTWWELLDSPCKPFVMFGDMAEFLPPQRRQVVTSANKVLKSAPPKWKDYVFNEMLLKSDCPRADVIKDEYPKHLPVDKWECQARADNDSSDSSRYDSRRPTTNSNEMRNMGSILKIITSSGLLPPKTNLLAARDSMEIASSTRVRGKKNGYDVKNVSICIARTRSSSRQDLPKEFMPGKSNDIQKSEPPVSEQQRLSADSADTNDEAELTEVTRDTKNGLESIQDSLLVIPSHKADNDHKINYEKICPMDKCQRMQVDSFMRSLPAYMRASPYTLFEQTFAEYETCSPEQLEILKQRLEQKQKRYTPEEEDSASAPDFERAVDGVGVQTSDELITGLPPCTCHYPSGASSTTRVFKVINANTFTIIPVSDLIPMKEALDEITKECFYNQNIMFHRFKVVGQESRHSLYMYNNETKGKEEFKKLRVQEIKNILRKHPSMLDLFQPNPQ; from the exons ATGTCATACTCATCTCGGCAACGTAGCGTCACAATCGCCGATGGAGATGGACTAGCGGTGATTAGAGAAGAGCAAATCAGCGCTTTCGTCTCAAAGGATGATGTTTCATTCAAAAAAGACTCTATCGATTCTCAGAAACCTGATAGCATAACCGGTACAAAGTATGGCGATGCAGACATCGAAGCTATGCTTGCAAAAAGAGAAGCTCAATTAAGAGCAGAATTTGACGATGAATTAAAAACGCAATTAAGTATGCTGAGGGAACGATTTGACTTTGTGCTACA ACATGAACAAGTTCGCTCGTGTTACATGTTACGGGAAGCTCACAGGGAAAGGAAGGAGAAAGTTCAGGCTCTGCAGACACAACTGGAATGTAAAAACTTGACTGGTCTGATGTATGTTATGTGCGCGGAAAGAAGGAAAGCGAAATTAGAAAAGATGAGGATTATTTCTG AGTACACCAAGTACATCAACACCCTTCAAGATATCCTCACGGAAGGCCAGCGTCTTATACTCCATCTGTCGCGAGGGTACAAGACAGCTGCTCGCGTGGACCACGAGTGGCGGCAGAAAATGAAAAGCATTATTAAAGAG TTCCAAGAATACGTGTACCACTTCGCCGGCGGCACCCCCGAGTCCAACCAGTACGTGTTTGACGTGCCAGCCCTGCTGAGGACTGAGGCCTCCATTGTTGACGACCCTGAGGAAGACCCGTGCACGTGTGAAGAAggtgaagaagaagaagaaaggaCGGTGGTAGCCGAAGAAG AAGCTAAGACGTGGTGGGAGCTGCTTGACTCCCCGTGCAAACCGTTCGTCATGTTCGGAGACATGGCCGAGTTCCTGCCCCCGCAGCGCCGGCAGGTCGTCACCTCTGCTAATAAAGTTCTTAAGTCTGCACCGCCTAAGTGGAAAGATTATG TTTTCAACGAAATGTTATTGAAATCCGACTGTCCCCGGGCTGACGTCATAAAGGACGAATACCCGAAGCATTTGCCAGTAGACAAGTGGGAATGCCAGGCCCGTGCGGACAACGACTCTAGCGAT TCTTCCAGATACGACAGTCGGCGTCCGACCACCAACAGCAATGAAATGCGCAACATGGGGTCCATCCTGAAAATTAT CACATCAAGTGGCTTATTACCACCAAAAACCAACCTGCTTGCAGCAAGGGACTCCATGGAGATCGCCTCCTCCACCAGAGTT CGAGGAAAGAAGAACGGCTATGATGTAAAAAACGTCTCCATATGTATTGCAAGAACGAGA tcGTCGAGCCGGCAGGATTTGCCGAAAGAGTTCATGCCCGGAAAATCTAACGACATACAAAAGTCAGAGCCACCAGTCAG TGAACAACAGCGCCTATCTGCCGACAGTGCCGACACTAACGACGAAGCGGAACTTACGGAAGTTACGAGGGACACCAAAAACGGTTTAGA AAGCATTCAAGACAGCCTGCTAGTCATACCGTCTCACAAGGCAGATAATGatcataaaattaattatgaaaaa ATCTGCCCCATGGACAAATGCCAGCGAATGCAAGTGGATTCCTTTATGCGTTCATTGCCAGCTTACATGCGTGCGAGTCCGTACACGCTTTTTGAGCAGACCTTCGCTGAGTATGAGACGTGTTCTCCTG AACAACTGGAAATCCTAAAGCAGCGCTTAGAGCAAAAGCAGAAAAGATACACGCCAGAAGAAGAAGACAGCGCGTCCGCACCAGATTTCGAACGAGCGGTAGATGGCGTTGGTGTGCAGACTTCAGACGAGCTGATCACGGGACTCCCGCCTTGCACTTGCCATTATCCGTCTGGTGCATCTAGTACTACTAGGGTCTTTAAAG TCATAAATGCTAATACATTTACAATTATTCCAGTGTCAGACCTTATCCCGATGAAGGAGGCCCTGGACGAGATCACGAAGGAATGCTTCTACAACCAGAACATCATGTTCCACCGGTTCAAAGTAGTGGGGCAAGAGAGCAGGCATTCG CTTTATAT GTATAATAATGAAACAAAAGGCAAAGAAGAATTCAAGAAGTTAAGAGTACAAGAGATAAAGAACATCCTGAGAAAGCATCCCAGCATGCTAGACCTGTTCCAACCCAACCCTCAGTGA